A single genomic interval of Shewanella halotolerans harbors:
- a CDS encoding SURF1 family protein has translation MKAPTVRGGTIFLVLVTLLVFTILVKLGLWQLDRAAEKQALQQALTLKQAAAPLDYQSLLVLAERGSLTGYRLEVKATPVDAPIILLDNQVYEGRVGYLAYQVMRVETEIEADTPLLLVELGFIDSGLDRQKLPQLTKLSREETLSGRVYQRASNPLSQHLMAETGSPMRIQNLNLPELSQTLGLPLAPAILQPETIPGSALPHPWQPIPMSAQKHQGYALQWFSMATVFLMLMTYLLIFKRKNEKSRKNK, from the coding sequence ATGAAGGCTCCCACGGTTCGCGGTGGCACGATTTTTCTCGTTTTAGTTACTTTGCTGGTATTCACCATTCTGGTCAAGCTGGGACTGTGGCAGTTAGACAGGGCCGCCGAGAAGCAGGCGCTGCAACAGGCGCTCACCCTCAAGCAGGCCGCCGCGCCGCTGGATTATCAGAGTCTGCTCGTCTTAGCCGAGCGCGGGTCCCTCACCGGCTACCGTCTGGAGGTCAAGGCGACACCTGTGGATGCCCCCATCATACTGCTAGACAACCAGGTATATGAGGGCCGCGTCGGTTATCTTGCCTATCAGGTGATGCGTGTCGAGACCGAGATCGAGGCCGATACTCCCTTGCTGCTGGTCGAGCTTGGCTTTATCGACAGCGGCCTGGACAGACAGAAACTGCCCCAATTAACCAAACTAAGCCGAGAGGAAACACTGAGCGGTCGCGTCTATCAGCGAGCCAGCAACCCCTTGAGTCAGCATCTGATGGCCGAAACGGGCTCCCCCATGCGGATCCAGAACCTTAACCTGCCTGAGTTATCGCAAACACTTGGGCTGCCGCTCGCCCCCGCCATACTCCAACCCGAGACGATTCCGGGCAGCGCGCTACCCCATCCCTGGCAGCCGATCCCCATGAGTGCCCAGAAGCATCAGGGCTATGCACTACAGTGGTTTTCCATGGCGACCGTATTTCTGATGCTTATGACTTACCTTCTGATATTTAAGAGGAAAAATGAAAAATCCAGAAAAAACAAATGA
- a CDS encoding cytochrome c oxidase assembly protein — MTDTKAYSNRKLIGLLLLGCVGMFGFGFALVPLYDVLCEKLGINGKTQSTAAEYKAVTIDTSRTVSVEFMAQTQKDMPWVFAPEMKRIQVHPGEVIRTQFHAKNLSAQQIVGQAIPSVSPGQGAAYFHKTECFCFNQQKLDANADAQLPLIFYVDTELPEQISTLTLSYTLYNITDKGYVDDVEQGASK, encoded by the coding sequence ATGACGGACACTAAGGCGTACTCCAACCGTAAGCTGATCGGCCTGCTGCTATTAGGTTGCGTGGGCATGTTCGGCTTCGGATTCGCCTTGGTGCCTCTATACGATGTGCTATGTGAAAAATTAGGCATCAATGGTAAGACGCAATCGACCGCCGCCGAATATAAGGCGGTGACCATAGACACCAGCCGCACCGTATCGGTCGAATTTATGGCACAGACCCAGAAAGATATGCCTTGGGTCTTCGCCCCTGAGATGAAACGCATTCAGGTGCATCCGGGTGAGGTGATTCGTACTCAGTTTCACGCCAAAAATCTCTCGGCGCAGCAGATTGTCGGACAGGCTATTCCCTCTGTCTCTCCGGGACAGGGCGCGGCCTATTTCCACAAGACAGAGTGCTTCTGCTTTAACCAGCAAAAACTCGATGCCAATGCCGATGCGCAATTACCTTTGATCTTCTATGTCGATACCGAGCTGCCCGAGCAGATCTCGACACTGACTCTCTCTTATACGCTATACAACATCACCGACAAGGGGTACGTAGATGATGTTGAGCAAGGAGCTTCGAAATGA
- a CDS encoding SCO family protein produces the protein MKPLWIVLTLLIFSGLGAIAAVNFTGQATPPELLTSYRYPQQRPLSPFELTDQNGKAFTNARLKDKWSLFFVGYTSCPDVCPTTLGKLAAAYQQLEGVVDLQVVFLSVDPARDTQAKLKDYINFFNPNFVAVTAPHSQLLPLTRELGFVYTMVGEGENYQVDHSASMVLISPDGTRVATVKPTSLDPRQLPQIRNKNLIHDVIALATHYGE, from the coding sequence ATGAAACCGCTATGGATAGTCCTAACTTTACTCATCTTCAGCGGCCTGGGGGCGATCGCGGCGGTTAACTTCACGGGTCAAGCGACGCCGCCTGAGCTGCTCACCAGCTATCGTTATCCCCAGCAGCGACCTCTGTCCCCCTTCGAGCTGACAGATCAGAACGGCAAGGCCTTCACCAACGCCAGGCTAAAAGACAAGTGGAGCCTGTTCTTCGTCGGTTACACCTCCTGCCCGGATGTCTGCCCCACCACACTGGGCAAGCTGGCGGCGGCCTATCAACAGCTGGAAGGCGTAGTAGATCTACAGGTGGTGTTTCTGTCGGTCGATCCGGCCCGGGATACTCAGGCCAAACTCAAGGATTACATCAACTTCTTCAATCCTAACTTCGTTGCGGTCACGGCCCCCCATAGCCAGTTACTGCCGCTGACCCGGGAGCTGGGCTTCGTCTATACCATGGTAGGCGAAGGCGAAAACTATCAGGTGGATCACAGCGCCTCCATGGTGCTCATCTCCCCCGACGGCACCCGGGTGGCCACGGTTAAGCCCACCAGCCTGGATCCGCGACAGCTGCCGCAGATCCGCAACAAGAACCTCATTCATGATGTGATCGCCCTGGCGACTCACTATGGTGAATAG
- a CDS encoding DUF2909 domain-containing protein, with translation MSEILLFKIVLVLLLVFIIFNLGRALFVLVKGEGKAPMSQYLGRRVLFSVLVVILLLVALGLGVITPNPRPY, from the coding sequence ATGAGCGAAATACTGCTATTTAAGATCGTCTTAGTACTGCTATTGGTCTTCATTATCTTTAATCTTGGCCGGGCCTTATTTGTTTTGGTGAAGGGAGAAGGCAAGGCGCCCATGAGTCAGTATCTGGGGCGACGTGTGCTCTTCTCTGTGCTGGTGGTGATCCTGTTGTTGGTTGCTCTGGGACTGGGGGTCATCACTCCCAATCCCAGACCCTATTAG
- a CDS encoding COX15/CtaA family protein, translated as MQMTSLLKLTLVFTLCVILMGAYTRLSDAGLGCPDWPGCYGMIKVPTQSHELAKAQDSFPEHTVEPEKAWLEMIHRYIAGTLGLLVALILFISFRQPDAPKKLPSFIALLILFQAALGMWTVTMKLMPVVVMSHLIGGFTLISLLWLLYLRTKPLRLPGGEPRLRKLAPYALFCLCLLVLQIILGGWTSSNYAALACTTLPICEGDWVSNLDPLHAFYPLHKTEGSYEFGILDYSSRMTIHVAHRFGAIITATALLWLVYRMIKFSHSQLLRRSAWVLLGLLCLQIALGISNVVLHLPLGIAVSHNAGAALLLLTLVFINYALWRKA; from the coding sequence ATGCAGATGACATCCCTACTCAAACTCACCCTGGTTTTTACCCTGTGCGTTATCCTGATGGGCGCCTACACCCGACTGTCTGACGCCGGCCTTGGCTGCCCCGACTGGCCCGGCTGCTATGGCATGATCAAGGTGCCTACCCAGAGCCATGAGCTGGCCAAGGCACAGGACAGCTTTCCCGAACACACGGTAGAACCTGAGAAGGCTTGGCTGGAGATGATCCATAGATATATTGCCGGCACCCTGGGCCTGCTGGTCGCCTTAATCCTCTTTATCAGCTTCAGGCAGCCCGACGCCCCCAAGAAGCTGCCGAGCTTTATCGCCCTGCTGATCCTGTTCCAGGCGGCGCTGGGGATGTGGACTGTCACCATGAAACTCATGCCCGTGGTGGTGATGTCTCACCTGATAGGCGGCTTTACCCTGATCTCCTTATTGTGGCTCCTCTATCTCAGAACCAAGCCGCTACGCCTACCCGGCGGCGAGCCAAGGCTGCGAAAACTGGCACCCTACGCCCTCTTCTGCCTTTGCCTACTCGTACTGCAGATCATCCTGGGCGGCTGGACCTCCTCTAACTATGCGGCGCTGGCCTGCACCACACTGCCCATCTGCGAAGGAGACTGGGTAAGCAACCTAGACCCGCTGCACGCCTTCTATCCCCTGCACAAGACGGAAGGTAGCTACGAGTTCGGCATACTGGATTACTCCTCCCGCATGACAATTCATGTGGCGCACAGGTTCGGCGCCATCATCACGGCGACCGCCCTGCTCTGGCTGGTGTATCGCATGATCAAATTCTCACACTCTCAGCTGCTGAGACGCAGCGCCTGGGTCCTCCTGGGGTTATTGTGCCTACAGATAGCCCTAGGGATCAGCAACGTAGTACTGCACCTTCCCCTAGGGATCGCCGTGTCCCATAACGCGGGCGCCGCACTCCTGTTACTCACCTTGGTCTTCATCAACTACGCCCTGTGGCGTAAGGCATAA
- a CDS encoding cytochrome c oxidase subunit 3, with product MTSKHEHYYVPAQSAWPIIGAFGLFLIAYGAGSYVQQLQTEQTSGGYILTAGIAVILYMVFGWFRTVIGESMSGLYSKQMDRSFRQGMSWFIFSEVMFFAAFFGALLYARTIAVPWLGGASNNAMTHEVLWPNFQAVWPLVTTPDGTKTEAMGWTGLPLYNTIILLTSSVTLHFAHVSLEKSKRTALTLWLGITILLGLAFLFLQAKEYAHAYQEMGLTLSSGVYGNTFFLLTGFHGMHVTLGTIFLFVLFLRVLRGHFTPDKHFAFQAGSWYWHFVDVVWLCLFVFVYVL from the coding sequence ATGACAAGCAAACATGAACACTACTATGTCCCCGCCCAGAGTGCCTGGCCCATCATAGGTGCCTTCGGCCTCTTCCTCATCGCCTATGGCGCCGGCAGTTATGTACAGCAGTTACAGACGGAGCAGACTAGCGGCGGTTATATCCTTACAGCCGGGATCGCCGTCATCCTCTACATGGTCTTCGGCTGGTTCAGGACAGTGATCGGCGAGTCCATGTCTGGCCTCTACTCTAAACAGATGGATCGCTCCTTCCGCCAAGGAATGAGCTGGTTTATCTTTTCCGAGGTGATGTTCTTTGCCGCCTTCTTCGGTGCCCTGCTCTATGCCCGAACCATTGCCGTGCCCTGGCTCGGTGGCGCCTCGAACAATGCCATGACCCACGAAGTGCTCTGGCCCAATTTCCAGGCGGTCTGGCCTCTGGTCACCACACCGGACGGCACCAAGACGGAGGCCATGGGCTGGACGGGTCTGCCCCTTTACAACACCATCATACTGCTGACCTCGTCGGTAACTCTGCATTTCGCCCATGTGAGCCTGGAGAAGAGCAAACGCACCGCGCTCACCCTCTGGCTAGGCATCACCATACTCTTAGGTCTTGCCTTCCTCTTCCTCCAGGCAAAAGAGTATGCCCACGCCTATCAGGAGATGGGGCTGACTCTCTCCTCTGGCGTTTATGGTAATACCTTCTTCCTGCTCACCGGATTTCACGGCATGCACGTGACCCTGGGGACTATCTTTCTGTTCGTGCTCTTCTTGCGGGTACTGAGGGGGCATTTCACGCCGGATAAGCATTTCGCCTTCCAGGCGGGCAGTTGGTATTGGCACTTTGTGGATGTGGTCTGGCTCTGCCTGTTCGTATTCGTCTATGTGCTTTAG
- a CDS encoding STAS domain-containing protein, which produces MTQSPIRLASELTIRNIQQVHHDIAEQLTASDALCIDASQLTRVDTSGAQLLYFLHHYCQTHHHAIEWTPPAEEVEHTLAELGLDATQIFVLAQERIQE; this is translated from the coding sequence ATGACCCAGAGTCCGATTCGCTTAGCGTCCGAGCTGACGATTCGTAACATCCAGCAGGTCCATCACGATATTGCCGAACAACTCACAGCGTCTGACGCCTTGTGTATCGACGCCAGCCAGTTGACCCGGGTCGATACCTCAGGTGCGCAGCTGCTCTACTTTTTGCATCACTATTGCCAGACGCACCACCATGCCATCGAGTGGACACCGCCCGCAGAGGAGGTCGAACATACCTTGGCCGAGTTGGGGCTCGACGCGACACAGATCTTTGTGCTTGCTCAGGAGAGAATTCAGGAATGA
- the ctaD gene encoding cytochrome c oxidase subunit I: MNAITREADMDATHIGEHSTHHEEHPTGIKRWLFTTNHKDIGTLYLWFSFIMFLTGGAMAMVIRAELFQPGLQLVEPNFFNQMTTVHGLIMVFGAVMPAFTGLANWLIPMMIGAPDMALPRMNNWSFWILPFAFAILLSSLFMEGGGPNFGWTFYAPLSTAYSPDSTALFVFSVHIMGISSIMGAINVIVTIVNMRAPGMSWMKLPLFVWTWLITAFLLIAVMPVLAGTVTMVLTDKFFGTSFFDAAGGGDPVMFQHIFWFFGHPEVYIMILPSFGIISAIVPAFSRKKLFGYSSMVYATASIAILSFLVWAHHMFTTGMPVFAELFFMYCTMLIAVPTGVKVFNWVATLWRGSLTFETPMLFALAFIILFTIGGFSGLMLAITPVDFQYHDTYFVVAHFHYVLVSGAIFSIIAAAYYWLPKWTGHMYSEKLGKLHFWCSVISVNVLFFPMHFLGLAGMPRRIPDYSIQFADVNQIVSIGGFAFGLSQLIFLVVVIKCIRGGEPAPSKPWDGAEGLEWTLPSPAPYHSFSTPPEVK; the protein is encoded by the coding sequence ATGAATGCAATAACGCGTGAAGCAGATATGGATGCCACTCATATTGGCGAACATTCGACCCACCACGAGGAGCACCCGACGGGCATAAAGCGTTGGCTGTTTACCACCAACCATAAAGACATAGGCACCCTGTATCTCTGGTTCAGTTTCATCATGTTCTTAACCGGCGGCGCCATGGCCATGGTGATCCGCGCCGAGCTGTTCCAGCCGGGTCTGCAACTGGTGGAGCCCAACTTCTTCAACCAGATGACCACAGTTCACGGCCTCATCATGGTGTTTGGCGCCGTGATGCCAGCCTTTACCGGCCTCGCCAACTGGCTAATCCCTATGATGATAGGCGCGCCGGATATGGCCCTGCCGCGGATGAACAACTGGAGTTTCTGGATCTTGCCCTTCGCCTTTGCGATCCTGCTCAGCTCGCTGTTTATGGAGGGCGGCGGGCCTAACTTTGGTTGGACCTTCTACGCCCCGCTGTCGACGGCCTATAGCCCGGATAGCACGGCGCTGTTTGTCTTCTCGGTGCACATCATGGGTATCAGCTCCATCATGGGTGCCATCAACGTGATCGTGACCATAGTCAACATGCGCGCTCCGGGCATGAGCTGGATGAAGCTGCCACTGTTCGTCTGGACCTGGCTGATCACCGCCTTCTTGTTGATCGCCGTGATGCCGGTACTCGCCGGTACAGTGACCATGGTACTGACCGACAAGTTCTTCGGCACCAGCTTCTTCGACGCCGCCGGTGGTGGTGACCCTGTGATGTTCCAGCATATCTTCTGGTTCTTCGGCCATCCCGAGGTCTACATCATGATCTTGCCGTCCTTCGGCATCATCTCCGCCATAGTACCGGCCTTCAGCCGCAAGAAGCTGTTCGGCTACTCCTCCATGGTGTATGCCACCGCCAGTATCGCGATCCTCTCCTTCCTGGTCTGGGCGCACCACATGTTTACCACAGGTATGCCTGTGTTCGCCGAGCTCTTCTTCATGTACTGCACCATGTTGATCGCCGTGCCGACCGGGGTGAAGGTATTTAACTGGGTCGCCACTCTCTGGCGCGGCTCGCTCACCTTCGAGACGCCCATGCTGTTTGCACTGGCCTTTATCATACTCTTCACCATAGGCGGCTTCTCCGGTCTGATGCTGGCCATCACGCCGGTGGACTTCCAGTATCACGACACCTACTTCGTCGTGGCCCACTTCCACTATGTGCTGGTCTCGGGGGCTATCTTCTCCATCATAGCGGCGGCCTACTATTGGCTGCCTAAGTGGACCGGGCATATGTACAGCGAGAAGCTCGGCAAGCTGCATTTCTGGTGCTCGGTGATCTCTGTGAACGTGCTCTTCTTCCCCATGCACTTCCTAGGGCTGGCGGGCATGCCGCGACGTATTCCGGACTACTCGATTCAGTTTGCCGACGTCAACCAGATTGTCTCTATCGGCGGCTTCGCCTTCGGCCTGTCTCAGCTGATCTTCCTGGTGGTGGTGATCAAGTGCATCCGCGGCGGCGAGCCAGCACCCAGCAAGCCTTGGGATGGCGCCGAGGGACTGGAGTGGACATTGCCGAGTCCGGCCCCCTACCACTCATTCTCGACACCACCTGAGGTGAAATAG
- a CDS encoding chemotaxis protein CheA has translation MEIDLSQFSQVFFEESLEGLESMESELLKLDIAAPDPEAINTIFRAAHSIKGGSGTFGFNQVANYTHLLETLLDEIRDGRREMTSHHQDILLLSVDLLRNMLDAVMHQQTFDDPMLADLEQKFAAELSQAESQEDTASREPETPELTTWQISFKAGTDILRYGNDPLLMFNELGQCGELSVELLPQEVPDFTQYDPEACYLAWSLTLTTDQPLSRLKEAFEWVEDECDIDYQAQPKAIEANKIATEKEIEATAENDIQTSAQANAQTNAQTTPPASIQPEKPASQTRPSVVSNKTQDAGSIRVSIEKIDLLINMVGELVITQAMLGQIGQQEEMTPESFITMKQGLEQLASHTRDLQESVMQIRMLPISFAFNRFPRLVRDIGQQLGKQVELVLKGEDTELDKTVMEKIVDPMVHLVRNSLDHGLETPEVRRQKGKPETGTLTLNAFHQGGNIIIEIIDDGAGLNTQKILDKARAKGLVGSDEELSEEAIHQLIFKPGFSTAETVSDLSGRGVGMDVVLRNIHELNGTIELKSTQDKGSRFTIRLPLTLAILDGQLVRIGTHTYVVPLVAIHESLEVPAAHINRLSEEHEVIRLRDEYLPVLKVYEAFHHEADAKQIKDGLVMVVDANNDKVGLLVDELLSQQQVVIKSLEDNYSKVAGISGATILGDGTVALIIDIAGLVSLAGINNTQEHAA, from the coding sequence ATGGAAATCGATCTGAGTCAATTCAGCCAAGTCTTCTTTGAAGAAAGCCTAGAGGGCTTGGAAAGCATGGAGTCCGAGCTGCTTAAGCTCGATATCGCCGCGCCGGATCCCGAGGCGATCAACACCATCTTTCGCGCCGCCCACTCCATCAAGGGGGGCAGCGGCACCTTCGGTTTTAACCAGGTCGCCAACTACACCCACCTGCTAGAGACGCTGCTGGATGAGATCCGCGATGGCCGCCGCGAGATGACCAGCCATCATCAGGACATACTCCTGCTGTCGGTCGACCTGCTGCGCAACATGCTCGACGCAGTCATGCATCAGCAAACCTTCGACGATCCCATGCTCGCCGATCTGGAGCAGAAGTTTGCCGCCGAGCTATCCCAGGCCGAGTCACAAGAAGATACGGCTTCGCGCGAACCCGAGACACCAGAACTGACGACCTGGCAGATCAGCTTCAAGGCGGGCACGGACATCCTCAGGTACGGTAACGACCCCCTGCTGATGTTCAACGAGCTGGGTCAGTGTGGCGAACTCAGTGTCGAGCTGCTGCCTCAAGAGGTCCCCGACTTCACTCAGTATGACCCCGAGGCCTGCTACCTCGCCTGGTCGCTCACCCTCACCACAGACCAACCCCTTTCGCGTCTCAAGGAAGCCTTCGAATGGGTCGAGGATGAATGCGACATTGACTATCAGGCTCAGCCCAAGGCGATCGAGGCCAACAAGATAGCGACAGAGAAAGAGATAGAGGCGACGGCAGAAAACGATATTCAGACCAGTGCCCAGGCCAATGCTCAAACCAATGCTCAAACAACTCCCCCGGCTAGTATCCAGCCCGAAAAACCCGCAAGCCAGACCAGGCCCAGCGTGGTCAGCAACAAGACCCAGGACGCTGGCTCCATTCGCGTCAGCATAGAGAAGATAGATCTGCTGATCAACATGGTAGGTGAGCTGGTGATCACCCAGGCCATGCTGGGCCAAATCGGTCAGCAGGAGGAGATGACGCCCGAGTCCTTCATCACCATGAAACAGGGGCTGGAGCAGCTGGCCAGCCACACCCGGGATCTGCAGGAGAGTGTCATGCAGATCCGTATGCTGCCCATCAGCTTCGCCTTCAACCGCTTCCCCCGTCTGGTACGGGACATAGGCCAGCAACTGGGCAAACAAGTAGAGCTGGTCCTCAAAGGGGAGGATACCGAGCTGGATAAGACTGTGATGGAGAAGATAGTCGATCCTATGGTGCACCTAGTGAGAAACTCCCTCGACCACGGTCTGGAGACCCCAGAGGTGCGCCGTCAGAAGGGCAAACCCGAAACAGGCACCCTCACCCTCAATGCCTTCCATCAGGGCGGTAACATCATCATAGAGATCATCGATGACGGCGCCGGGCTCAACACCCAGAAAATTCTCGATAAGGCACGCGCCAAGGGACTGGTCGGCAGCGACGAGGAGCTGAGCGAAGAGGCCATTCACCAGCTGATCTTCAAACCCGGCTTCTCTACCGCAGAGACGGTCTCGGACCTCTCCGGCCGCGGCGTCGGCATGGATGTAGTGCTAAGAAATATCCACGAACTCAACGGCACCATAGAGCTGAAATCCACCCAGGACAAGGGCAGTCGCTTTACCATACGCCTGCCACTCACCCTGGCGATACTCGATGGTCAGTTGGTACGCATTGGTACGCACACCTATGTGGTGCCCCTGGTGGCGATTCACGAGTCGCTCGAGGTGCCCGCCGCCCATATCAATCGCCTGAGTGAAGAACATGAGGTGATCCGTCTGCGGGATGAATACCTGCCTGTGCTCAAGGTCTATGAGGCATTCCATCACGAAGCAGATGCCAAACAGATTAAAGATGGCCTGGTGATGGTGGTCGATGCCAACAACGACAAGGTGGGGCTCCTGGTCGACGAGCTACTGTCCCAGCAGCAGGTGGTGATCAAGAGTCTGGAAGATAACTACAGCAAGGTGGCCGGTATCTCGGGAGCCACCATACTCGGCGACGGCACCGTCGCCTTGATCATAGACATTGCCGGGTTAGTCAGCCTCGCGGGCATCAACAACACCCAAGAGCACGCCGCCTAG
- a CDS encoding response regulator, translating into MKKILAVDDSASMRQMVGFTLKTAGFDVTEACNGDEALTQAKSQDYDLVISDVNMPVMDGITLIRNLRSLPNYKFTPLLMLTTESGSDKKQEGRSAGATGWIVKPFNPDQLLATVNKVLR; encoded by the coding sequence ATGAAGAAGATACTCGCAGTGGATGATTCAGCCTCCATGCGTCAGATGGTGGGCTTTACCCTCAAGACAGCGGGATTCGACGTGACCGAAGCCTGCAACGGTGACGAAGCGTTGACCCAGGCGAAGAGCCAGGACTATGACCTGGTGATCTCAGACGTCAACATGCCAGTGATGGACGGCATCACACTAATCCGTAATCTACGCAGCCTGCCCAACTACAAGTTCACCCCTCTGCTGATGCTCACCACAGAATCGGGCAGCGACAAGAAGCAGGAGGGACGCTCGGCCGGAGCCACCGGCTGGATAGTCAAACCCTTTAACCCAGACCAGCTGCTTGCCACGGTCAACAAGGTGTTACGTTAA
- the cyoE gene encoding heme o synthase has protein sequence MAKPMTITKPVATPLPWRAYLEMTKPRVVALMLLTVLVGMCLAVPGAVPVQPLIAGLVGIGMMAGAAAAYNHLIDRRIDGLMARTYNRPLPKGRVSITKALTFATAMAILGFALLYWAVNPLTAWLTFASLIGYAVIYTAYLKRATPQNIVVGGLAGAMPPLLGWTAITGEFHGHALLLVIIIFAWTPPHFWALAIHRRAEYAKVDVPMLPVTHGVEFTKTCIMLYTVLLALACLYPVLVGMCGPLYLMGSTLLSCGFIYKAWQLKYRDKPGLAMQVFRFSIYHLMLLFLLLLVDHYLWS, from the coding sequence ATGGCCAAACCTATGACAATCACTAAGCCTGTCGCCACCCCGCTACCCTGGCGCGCCTACCTCGAGATGACTAAGCCTAGGGTGGTTGCCCTGATGCTGCTGACCGTGTTGGTCGGCATGTGTCTGGCGGTGCCAGGCGCGGTACCGGTTCAGCCACTGATCGCCGGCCTGGTGGGCATAGGCATGATGGCGGGGGCCGCTGCCGCCTATAACCATCTGATCGACCGCCGCATCGACGGCCTGATGGCCCGCACCTATAACCGTCCGCTCCCCAAAGGCCGGGTCTCTATCACCAAGGCGCTCACCTTTGCCACCGCCATGGCGATTCTCGGCTTTGCGCTGCTCTACTGGGCCGTCAACCCGCTAACCGCCTGGCTCACCTTCGCCAGCCTCATCGGCTACGCGGTGATCTATACCGCCTATCTCAAGCGCGCGACACCGCAGAATATCGTCGTCGGCGGTCTGGCCGGCGCCATGCCCCCCCTGCTGGGTTGGACGGCGATCACCGGCGAGTTTCACGGCCATGCCTTGCTGCTGGTGATCATCATCTTCGCCTGGACCCCGCCCCACTTCTGGGCGCTGGCGATCCACAGGCGCGCCGAATATGCCAAGGTCGATGTGCCCATGCTGCCCGTCACCCACGGCGTCGAGTTTACCAAGACCTGCATCATGCTCTATACGGTATTACTGGCGCTGGCCTGCCTCTACCCAGTGTTGGTTGGCATGTGCGGCCCCCTCTATCTGATGGGGTCGACCCTGTTGAGTTGTGGCTTCATCTATAAGGCCTGGCAGCTCAAGTATCGAGACAAGCCGGGCCTGGCGATGCAGGTGTTTCGCTTCTCCATCTACCATCTGATGCTGCTCTTCTTGCTGCTCCTGGTCGACCACTACCTCTGGAGCTAA